A genomic region of Zea mays cultivar B73 chromosome 6, Zm-B73-REFERENCE-NAM-5.0, whole genome shotgun sequence contains the following coding sequences:
- the LOC109940453 gene encoding ADP-ribosylation factor 1: protein MCDDISLMLLLGFNVEKVQYKNVMFTVWDVGGQEKLRPLWRHYFNNTDGLIYVVDSLDRERIGKAKAKFHAIINDPLMLNSVILVFANKQDMV from the exons ATGTGTGATGATATCTCTCTGATGCTACTACTAGGTTTCAATGTCGAGAAAGttcaatacaagaatgtgatgttTACTGTTTGGGATGTTGGTGGCCAAGAAAAGTTGAGGCCCTTGTGGAGGCACTACTTCAACAATACTGATGGCTTG ATCTATGTAGTTGATTCATTGGATCGGGAGAGGATTGGAAAAGCTAAAGCTAAATTTCAT GCAATAATCAATGATCCTTTGATGCTTAACAGTGTCATATTGGTATTTGCCAATAAACAAGATATGGTG